One Hippoglossus stenolepis isolate QCI-W04-F060 chromosome 6, HSTE1.2, whole genome shotgun sequence genomic window, GCCTACCTTTCATATCTTTTCAGATATCATGTGTagatgttaatatatatatttaccagTATATAGTCAATTGGCTCAACATAATGTGTTTGGTTAAAAAGATGAAACTGTGGAGTCGACCTGTTGAAACTATCCAGCGGACCAAGTAAGCTCTGAAAGGCAATCATTCCTTTAACTCCTGTACATACAGCCATGTTTCAATAAGATGTTTATTAACCAGTTTACAATGTGTCTTTGCggaaaataaatctatttggtaccttcttttttttttttacattaaggTATTTAGTTGTTAATTCTTTGTTGATGAAGACAAGTTTTGATTCTATAACTACATTTTTCTGCCATTTGTAATTGGTCAGAAAAGTACTTGTTGTACCGTCAAGTACTGAGATAATCAAATAAAGCCAAAGTTACTCTAACAGTCTGGTTTTCACATGAAGTTGATTTAATGTGTGAGAGTGGAAACTGCCTCACGACCCGGTCTGATTCCAACGCTGCTCTGATCTGTTTGGTCCCAGTGAAACTTCTGGTTCTTCTCAGCTCTGGCAACTCTTCTCTGAAAGTGCTTTTCACTTCTGTAACTCTAAGAGCCTCTTTTGTATCAGTCGGTTCGTGAATGTTTCTAATATGAACTCTGCTATTTTACTTTACAGAGCACTTgaataaaacagagagaaagttgTATTCCGTGCTGTTTCTCACCTGAATCCATCCCGGTCCTTGGGCTCGTGTCAGTCAGTTTGTTGGCTCTGTCCACTAAGTTGAGGagaatttaaataatattcaaaataaaagaacttaGCTGGATGTTGGTTGTTTCTGAGTAAGTTTGTAAAACTCTTACGGCCAAATAACTTGCTACAGCAACAAATCCAAACAAcaatcaggttttttttatattttattaagaaccttgaataaaaaacactttcagtttgTTAAGGTGCAGAAGAAAGTttagaaaaaacaatagaataaaataaatcaataaaaaattcCAGTGTGTAGATTCACAAGATTTACGctgcaatttaaaaaagcaaCTTTGGCTTCAGcgcataagctgttttcagacatgaactctgcagGAGCTCCGCGCAATGACTTTACCTTTCACACGTTAACACAGAAACCTCCGGAGTTCAGGGGAGGGGCGGGGCAGCAGGAAGTAGAGATCATCTGGTTTTGTTTACATCGTCACCCGCGTCGGTTCTTAAACCAAAAGCTCTCTATTTtctttttggctttttttaaatcagttttgtgtctgtcgcgtGTGAGAAACGTCTTCAACATACCCACTggctcgcggtgaatcctccggaggatctcctgcaTTCGGAGTgtttaccagggggctgggaGGAGAAACTTTGGAGAAGGTcgggaggctctcactcggacattagcgttctcacatacagccactccggagaatgtccggaggtTATCCAGAGTTCGGTGCATGTACAAGAAAAGTTTACCTACTTGATTcttcttgttctgggtttgtaccctcagGGTtcaatgcacttattgtaagtcgctttggataaaagcgtcagctaaatgaaatgtaatgtaatgtctaaaagcagctctataaaaaagttaaaaaccaTTCTGAGTCCAAGCTACAAACAAGTAGCTTCATACAAAACCGTTTGCAGTCTTAGAGCTGACGTGTGGGGTTTTTACATCGTGTACATACAACAGGCACAGTGACAAAAGAGATGTTAGCTAAATACAGTTAGATCTGCACATTAGGCTGAAAAATACAATTAGATTATAAAATGACTGATTATTTGGTTGGAGttaatgttgaataaaaatctGCAGAGCTGATGCTTCCAGATGTCATGTCCTCAGCTGACATTCTCCTCCTCGACCGCTGGGTGTTTTTCTCACTTGCTGGGTGCAAacactgcaaatgaaaaaaaaacaattaacacCAACACTctggttttctgctgctttccaGCCGACATAAGAAGCATGAAGGTCAGTGATGTGCACAGCTCAAGTTCACAACATGAAGACAGAGGTAGCTGAGGaacctctgtgctgctgtgaagtTAACTATTCCCCTGATGTCGTGTTCGTTTTGTCTCCGACTCAGAGAAACTCCTGAaggactaaaaataaaaaaggggtGTCGGACTCACTTCTCTCCCTCAGACCTTGACCGAAGCTGTGCACGAGTCTGACGAGGCCCCAGATTAAAACCACTTTAATCACCAGTGAGATCAAAGCTCCAGTGACGGCGGCGGCCTCCAGCGTGTACGTCTTGTCCTCAAACCATTTCTCTCCCACCTGGAATTAAAGCACACCATCAATTTCCTGCAGCAATCCATTTCATAAagttcaaattatttttcagtgatttgttttaaacCTTATTTAGGTTTTTTGCGTTTTAGTGGCATTTTACAGTGgtagaaaatgtatttactcaAGTTATGTGCTTCAGTATGATTTTGAGGTACTTGGAACTTGAGGTACAATATTTATGTTACATGTAAATTTATATCTCTgctaaaataaaatactctACTGTTCATTTGACACTTACTACTTAGTTTCTAGTTATTTTCATGACGACGTTTAGCTGTAAACAGGGGAAACAATCTGCCTTCAagggaaaaaaagctgctgatgttacattttttttatctaaataaaacatgtactttcacttttcttAGTCTTATCGACAACTCAGAGCACTTTACAGTAAAACTCACGTTCACCCACAAGTCATAAAGCACTCGACAGAGCATTTACCAtttccctccaccaaggccaaacagttgccttaaattcaatcaaactacaccaatttcacacactcatcatcGGTCCTTtatgatccatgaattgttctctgggaaaatggtgaaaacgttgaaaaactaaatctcgcaatgttagagaaagtgaaaaagaaattcctTGATCCCCTGATCTGTACCCACACCTAAATGTAATgtcttcttccctgacccaccctgcatccttccaccaagtgtcatggCAGACTGTTCAGTGGAATCTTGTGGAATCTTGTGGAAtcttgtaaaataaacaaataaacatacaaaccaaccaacaacaaaacatcacttgcttggtggaggtgtgaggTCAGTAGTAAAGTCACAGTTTTGAATTGCaagtgcattttaaaataaattgacGCTGCtcttctgcagctcctcagaaacacacaccagtTTTAATTTCAACCGGTTCCCTTCACACTGTAGCAGAGGAATGTAAACATGGACATTAATGAAGGACAAGTCCTTTTCACCTCACCATGTACATCAGGTAAACAAAGAAGGCGACTTGAGGAAGGTTCTGCAGCATGAAAACCCAAACCAGAACCTTGGCTTCCTTCAAAACCTGCAAAACAATGTGTACACATGCTCAGATTCTTTCTGAATTTACTgtgtaacattttaataataatagtttggACTTCTCTCTCATCGTGTGAACAGACGATGAGTAAAGAGAACTCACTGCGACGGCGCCTACAGCAGCGGTGACGCAGGCCCAGACCACTCCAACTCCCAGGATGATGGTGTTGCGAGCAGACATGGCCGAGTCCAACGTTGTGATGAGgatacacagacacagctgaaacacaacaacaacacattactAATGAAGCCATCAGCAGGTCCCTGACAGCGAGATACTGGCGTCGGCAGTCATttctctttcaaacacacacccagGCTTTTATGCACAGTGGCCATTTTGTACCAACTAATGATCAACAGACGCAGGAGAGACCGACGCCagttcctcctccagcagcagcagcaacacccCTGACCTGAATGTAAGCACAACACGAGCTGAGCTCTGAGTGCGAGGCATCTGACCTGACCAGAAAAACTCGCCCTTGTGTTGTTCTCGCTGTCGACACCCTGATCGTAACAACTCCAGCCACATGCAGCAGgtctcactgctgctctgacacAGACGGGTTCATCTCTGACTCagcctggaggaggaaaaaccaGCTCAACAGACTGATTACAGACTGACTATTtaccacacaaaaacatttatttattatattatttaaccTTTACTTAACCTGGAAAAATCATTGACGCACCAGACCcacaaataaaaagcaacacacCGTTAAAGTTCAGTCACAAACCTTTAATTTACTACAACAAAATCAACGTTTATGTCTTATCACAGTGTTGTCCCCAGGGTGTTAAAAATCACTAAACGTTATTCCTGGCCTCGGCAGTGTTGACGTGTTTGCAAAGAGGAATGTGTGCGTGTACCTGAGcctgcaggtcaaaggtcaccatGGAGAAGCACAGGTTGAGCAGGAAGTACTGCTCCTGCAGACTCTCCAAGGCCCCGCCCACACGGAACGCCATCATGTTGGGCCTCTGGATGAGCAGCGACGTGCAGAAGACGTGCACAATGCCCAGACACATGATGCACACGAAACGCACCTGCAACGCACACACAACCCAGCTGGTCACTCCGTTTGGATGTGACGTGATGTGATGTTACACTGATCAatcaatctgtctgtctttgtgtctgccAGTCCATCCCTCTATcaatttgtctgtctgtctatctgtctgcctgcctgtctctccatctgtccctctagaccagtggttctcaaatgggggtacgtgagattttttttaaatagatttaaaattagcatccattcaaaaatcctttaaaaatagttatttaataaatattaaatgtttgctctggttagggggtacttggctgaaaaaggttgagaaccactgctctaaACAGTATCAGTGACTGAAAACTTCAACAACAGTGACACCAAGTGGTGGAACCATGAATTCCTTCAACAGGACTGAAGTGGGAGGTATCATCAGCTGGTGTGAATCcctgtgtgtcagtgaggtTAATGTATCAGAGCTAATCTTTTCCTCCTGTAATAATTCCGATGTCGGTGGTTTCTCTCTTAAACCCAGTGAGGACCTGGTGTAACACTAAAACTACTATTAGTTTTAGAAGTGAGTGTCAGCACTCATGTGTTTGCCTGTTTTACAAAGTTACTGATGTTGATTTTATATTTGACTGGAATCATTTCCACTCGGAACAAAACAGTGGCCAGCCCAAACAACCTCTGTCAAAAAGACAGGCTGACGTTGTTGAGCTTGTGTGAAGCCTGAGaagaaaactgcagaaactATTTAGGATGAAAGAAATATTCTATAATGACCGAATATTAgacttttagatttaaaaaatcaatctGTCAAAGAAATAAGATCTCAAAAGAAGAATTTAGGGTGAGCGCTTCTAAAGTTGTACTTGCAGgtatttttaattataattatgaaaacattttctaactTCTCTGCATCTTTTTGGTGAGAAAGAACCACATTTAAGGATTGTGGATATAAATTCTCTAAAATAGAACCTTGACACAAGCATCATAAAATATCCCGTCTCTGTCACTGACACCGAACATGATTACTGGGTCAGTGTATTAATGATACAGCAGTGTACATAAGATTCAGGTGAGGgttggtgcagcaggcagaggcaggatgtaacgtgttcacgtgtttttgttcactGCACGTCATCACCAGCGTCGGCTCTTATTGCCAatgtaacatatatatatagaaggAAATAGCAAAATAACATTCTGTTATTATTGCTTTCAGAGattaggatttttttctttactgatttaaaataaaaacatttagagacacatttaaaatatataggATATGTATATTCTCTAACAGAAAACCTACACATGAACATCATAAAACATCACGTCTCTGTCACTGATATCAAACACGATTACTGGGACACTGAACTTTCTGAACTTTTATACTGGAGAGAATGTCAGCAGAcactctggaggctctcactcggacatttgtgcTCGGGGAAGTCTGGAGGATAAAActgttataaaaataaatctatcaAAGACAATGTATTCTTTAAGAAAGAATTTAGTGTCAGTATTTTTTAATCATAATtgtgtccagcagagggcgacctACCAGCAGCTCCTGCTTGCTCTTTGACCCCAACACAGAGAAGTTGACCACCGATCGGATCATGACGATCAACACGCTGAGCACGAACACCACCAGCTCctgtctgttctcctgcagcacGCCACGGCTGATGTAGTAGATGCAGAACACTGCAGGAGACACAACACtaatgatcacacacacacacagttaatgttCTCATCCAACCCGTCACCTCTGATTAGGATCCTGATTCTGTGTCAACTGCATTTGCTccatttgctgtgtgtgtatggtgtatGTGTTGGTCTGCAGCTAACAATTACTCCCCCTACTGATACCTAAAAGTCATTCAACACAAAAACTTATTGCTTATTAGTGCAAAGTGAGTGGAGGTCAGCGGGGGAGCGGGGAGGGAGGACAATCATGGCACGGCACAAGGCGACCCGGCCTCATGCCGGCACCCTAATCCTAAAACTGTGGCTACTGCTACAACTACTCAACTTGTTTCATGGGACTGACTCCAGGTTTCTGAAACCAGATTATCATGTTAACATGGACAATCCCGTAACCATCGGTAACCATGCAAACTCCTCTTTATCACATGGAAGCTCGTGCACATGTGTACATGCATCTCATCCTGTGCTGTCGTCAGGCTGCGGGCACAAGAGATGACATTTCTACTCTTAACTCCACCCTCATCTCTCCCACTCATGAGTCTGATGACAGTCAATTATTCTGTTAATGGATCGACAGAATATCTATCAAATTTTAgtatttgtttacttgtttgaaTAATTTTCCTTAAGCAAATATTTCAGTAGTTTAAGCTTCTTGCTCTTCTTTTTAAGATAATACTGTGCTTCTTAGTTTTTAATAACTATATTTTGGTTTTCGCCAAAcagctaaaataaaacaaaagatttgAAGACGTCGCCTCGGGCTCTTTGAACTTGATTGTAATTTGcagttttaatactttatagaccaaatgagaaaataatctaTAACGATAGTGATAGATTTGCAAAATAATAGTTAGTTGCAGAGCTACATTGAATATTAAAGAGGTTTGACGGTCCATCATTGAGCAACGCAAAACACTGGAGAGTAAAAAACATCAGTCTCCAGCAGACTTCAAGTTTACAGATGAGGCAGTAAAGCCATCCGAGGGAAATGAATCTCCAGAAACGCCCACAGCGTGCATCATGGGATCTTTCGACACAGAGTGGACGGTAACACCACtgtcctcttctccttcatcacatGATTACACAAGCAAACCTTGTGTAACCTTGACCTGACACAAAGAGACGTTACTCACGTATTCCCACCAGCTGGATGAGAGACACGGTGAAGTTGTCCTCATCAGACACGTCCGATTTTGTGCGCTGCTTGTAGACGCTGGTCAGCGTGAGGCCGAGCAGTGCCAGCAGAGACGCTATGGTGAAACAGAAGTAAAGCTTCAGCAGACAGGACAGCTCCGACCATGGCTTTATCTGCAGGAgggtggagatggagagaacGAGGATTGTGAAAATACTTGTCATCCAACTGTCGCCCAAACTAGCACGTTAAGCAAGTAAAAGACTGATTTCACAACTGAAGACAGCAGAAGTATGAATTATAAACACAGTTGGGCGGAGAGAACAGGATTTCTAAAAGGCTCAGTGTGGAGGATTCACTGGATTCTGGCAGTGAAGTCtgcctcatcctcctcttcctaaTGTTTTAAAGAACCTGTGATGGTCTTCAGTCAATATACAATAACAAAATTTAACTTGTCCATtgtgggctactgtaaaaatacaacatggcagcctccgtggaagaagaagcagaacagCTTCTGTTGAATTGGAGGGCTCGTTCTAATGTAACGAAAACACAAGGGTTCTTAGTTTCACGTGAAGTACATGTATACTGTAATGACTACATCattataatatatcataatatataataaataaaaaacataaaatgtctccTAATGGATCATTCTAATCCATCAGAAATATGAAACCGTCGGGCCGGGCATCAGTGAGGACGCAAATCGATCCCCTTTGATGTCTTTAGCACTTTTTCGTCACTGCTCACAAAAAGGAGCTCGGTTGTACTGCCACTCCCAAGTACTCTGTTTTTAGAGCAGCTGATTTCAGGAAGTGCAGCGTTGGCCAGAGTTAACAAAAATACCAGCAATTTGGTCATGGGACATGTACTATATGCAAGTCCTCAGTTTCGAGCTATTTAAAAGGAAGCAGTTGTTGTGTACTCCTAgatgtatttctttgtgttccTTTGCAGCTCTGACTGTCATACTAGATAATAAAAGATGTTCTACAGTATTCAACCTGAGCCAAGTCATACATACTCCCATACAGGGTTAGCAGCATACAGCGGTTTAAATAGGTTAcggtatttttttaaatgcactgatCAGAACTTGGTAGCGGCCGGGTTAGCCCTTGTATTTCATGAGATACAGAATTTATTGAAAGatgatttagattttatatattaCTGCAGAATCtcagtttttttcctgtcatACTTTTCCCTCTGCTTCATTACTCTGTGTAAATAAAGCTGAAGTTGAAACGGCAGACACCGGGATGTTTCAGCATGGTGTTGTCATGACACTGGGATGCCGGGTGGAGCGTCTCACCGGTCCACATGGCGTTGGGATCAGTTGCTGGTGTCTCGGCCGCAGGTTCGGAGACAGAAGGTCTGGCCTCTCCTGGGGTTCGTTGCCCAACAGAGGACTGCagtgtaaatgaaataaaatacacagatGCAGTTTATCTTATGTTATACATGCAGGAATGAAGCTGAATATGTTCATTGTGGCAACTAAAGTATCTGTTGTAGCCCAGATTTTCagataagaaaagaaaactggacCCAAACTACTTGCAAACTTTGGGACTAATAAAAGgttgttttatcttatctccAGAATAAGGTATTTTCAGAAGTTAATTTCCCCtgctgaaaaagacagaaactttAATGAGAAATGAAGAtactgaagaaaatctgaagCGTTAGTAAGACGTTAACAATGGTTCTGTTTTATTCAAGTGTCCCAGTCAgacatgacagtgtgacagtgtgtttttttgttaatttattttcttatttacacCAGTGCTTCTTACTGCAACAGGTCGAAATGTCTCTGTATGAAAAAGGCCTACGAAGTACAATCATGTACTTTTGAAACTGAAACAATTTGAAACAATAGCTCCtgaaatggtgtgtgtgtgtgtgtgtgtgtgtgtgtgtgtgtgtgtgtgtgtgtgtgtgtgtgtgtgtgtgtgtgtgtgtgtgtgtgtgtgtgtatgtaatgaTAGAAGAGTCCACACTGAAGACTGAGCCTGTTGTCTATGTGAGGGTCAAACTGAGCCTGAGGGAAACAACAGAACGACTTGGTAAGGACAATAAGAGAAACTGATCCTACTGTGGAACCACAACAGTGTGGGTATGGATCTACTACTTGTTTAAGCAGGTAGATAATGAACAGCAACAGATGAGCGAGGATGAGCCCTGAGCAGTCAGTTTGTGGTGAGTTGGGAAATTTGGGAAGGTGACTCAACACGTTTAAGGCTAAAATGTGACTGATCTTTTCAGCAATAAAAAGCACATGCAACAGTATTAATGGAgcctttaaacattttaaagatctCCACTTGAGTCGGCATGAACATGCAAAAAACTGGCTGATCCAAACATGCACTGTCAGATTTGATCAGAATAAAGTCACATGAAGATGAAGTGAAGAAACGAACATGaggatgtgaaaatgaaagtaaGCCGGTGcccacagagcagaggaggctgCAAAGAGACATCCAAACCCATCCAACAGAGTCAGGCAGGAAACTGTGGGGGATTTCACATTAAACTGTGCTGAGCAGGGAGGCAGAATAAAACCCTCCACATGACTGCAGCAAGCACATGACTGAGCGGCCAACAAGCCTCTGTGCTATTACTGCTCCTCTGTTCTGCTCAGACACACGGGATAAGTggtatatcaaaataaaagacaaatcagGACATGCCTCTGAGGGAAATCCtgagctgtaaataaaaagaaacttatattatatatattagaaTATTTTATCTGCGGGATTGAGTCATGTGGCCATTGTTTATTATTGATCTACTATTCTTAATAATATCTCACccatattatatttatatttttgaataCAAGGGGGATACGGCAAAAAGACCTACAGATAAGACAAGACACAAGTTAAACCCACTAAacaagaacaaataaacaacaaactaactaaactaaCTCTTATTTACACAAATGTGTAGTTTCAATAGTTCATGTCAGGTTTAGAGCTGCACAGGCAACTTGGGGAGTGTTAGAAGAACAAGCAGACACTTTATATGAACTCAGTCCTCATATGTAAACACACCCTGTTCACACTTCATCTTATTCTGAGCTGTAGTTTGAAATGTTCGAGTCTGTGGTGACTTGTAACACGTCGAGAAACTGAGAAACATCTGTGAACACAGTCTGCGCCTCTTCTCACGACGCAGACGACCGAGTGCCATGACTGAAAATGAACATCGATAAGAGTTGAACAGAAGCTGCTGACCTGATCTCGTCCATTTCCTTGTGGAGCAGGAGCTCACGTTCCTGTCTCACATtcttactgtctgtctgtgtctctgtctgtctccctgtctgtgtcCACCTCCAGCTGACTGCACTCCAATGTAAACAGGATGGAacagcttctcttcttctgcttctgttgtTCTCTGTTTTGTTCCTGCTCTTTTCCCTCCGCTGCTGTAAAGcgctgctgccccctgcaggaccAGAGAGTGTGATCAGTGATATTTCAATCCTGAGGGCCCCTGAGCGCTGAGAGGCCAAAGAGCCTCCACCTCTTCTATATTTgacttttcagacatgaactccaggaAATTAATGTAAGGTTTGGTTGGTTTTCTGGGTCCGATAACAGGAGCATCTCCGGAGCGTCCAGGGGAGGGAGGTGTCTGGGAGCAGGAAGCAGGTCATGACATATACATTATGCTGTGGAAATCCCATTGTGTTCTGGCGTCGGCCAGAATCACTAAAATCGCGTTGTTGTGGAATCTTTGTCAGTGTAAggttcctctttttcatcctaagagatttgtattcttttttttttcatagaaacTTCATCATTGAAAAAatatgttaaaggggacatagcatgcaaattccactttgttagtgcttctacacgttaatgtgggtatctggcatgtctaccaacccaaaaactctgggggaAAACACTCACACTGGTTTGTTATGcttcctctaagtcagaaacgtcatgcttgagcgactcgattgagcttcctgggtttgtgtcgtaacaaggaactggaagtcttccctacatggccttggcccacccccacctcatccccgtcacgccgggtttacactgacacagcgaggctgcgaggcagcgcagccgcctggctgttcacacgggacgagcatttctccgctggtcaacCCGCgcttcactcacatgtggcatttgtctggatcgttgggaccggGAGGCTGCGCAGTGCTCgcgcgaccgccgctctcccgtgcgtgagctggaatttgtgtcaacgccacacagccagcagtgtggaagacttccgcagtgttcagcacactgtaacactggcacaaacacacacccccactcgttacgccgggtttacaccggacgcggaggcaccgctgcgaggcagcgcagcgctgttctcaagcgcgcagccgcctggctgttcacacgggatcAATTATAACCATTGCATCGGCACAAAACGGAGCCTGAAACGTGCGTATGCCACCTCTCACACAAatgttgggatttataaaaacaaacttgatggGAAAATTTGCccatttccacgcaaactctgacccatgcttacgaacgttttggagacgggaaagtggcgatgcAAACGTGAGGGGGGGAACTGAAGCCAGaatattgatccacttcatcattgaCATTAAAACC contains:
- the LOC118110614 gene encoding uncharacterized protein LOC118110614, which produces MDEISPLLGNEPQERPDLLSPNLRPRHQQLIPTPCGPIKPWSELSCLLKLYFCFTIASLLALLGLTLTSVYKQRTKSDVSDEDNFTVSLIQLVGILFCIYYISRGVLQENRQELVVFVLSVLIVMIRSVVNFSVLGSKSKQELLVRFVCIMCLGIVHVFCTSLLIQRPNMMAFRVGGALESLQEQYFLLNLCFSMVTFDLQAQLCLCILITTLDSAMSARNTIILGVGVVWACVTAAVGAVAVLKEAKVLVWVFMLQNLPQVAFFVYLMYMVGEKWFEDKTYTLEAAAVTGALISLVIKVVLIWGLVRLVHSFGQGLRERMFAPSK